Proteins found in one Deferrivibrio essentukiensis genomic segment:
- a CDS encoding DUF4212 domain-containing protein, translated as MVDKERLEAYWKKNLGLIRNILIIWFIFGYVLTILFVEPLNNIKLGGTPLGFWFAHQGSIYVFVALIFIYAKLIGKIDKEFDVEED; from the coding sequence ATGGTCGATAAGGAAAGGCTCGAAGCCTACTGGAAAAAAAACTTAGGTCTAATTCGAAACATTTTAATCATCTGGTTTATATTTGGATATGTTTTAACTATCCTTTTTGTTGAACCGCTGAACAATATTAAGTTAGGCGGTACCCCTCTTGGATTTTGGTTTGCTCATCAAGGCTCAATTTATGTTTTCGTAGCACTGATTTTTATCTACGCAAAACTTATTGGAAAAATTGACAAAGAATTCGACGTAGAAGAAGATTAA
- a CDS encoding AMP-binding protein: MIYESITKANKNYKRDFLQPEEIQELMEKPYMEVADYVGKNFLEWIEPYREVFEYTKVPRYQFFKGGKFNPFYNVIEKHLNTKNKNKAAIIWRGSDYTEKIYTYQSLSFEASKLAYAFKKLGVKKGDKVLIYIPNIPEAIIVMLACVRIGAIHAFFHFSYSADALAERIDDCRASLIVTANYSLTGNELDIKTKVDAALKKSEHQPKHVVVVERIPKKVHMKPLRDIWYHDLLSDTDFKEAVNLESTILSFDDPLFIMITTTHFPEPKGLVYSAAGFLGWAHYTFKLIFDPKDGDTIWNTTDIAWMNSHNYKIYGPLMAGATSVMFEDSIQMQNARRFYGIVERYNINKCYMSPRIIKALMNADMKKKVFERVDSLELFFLGGEPIEEDVLYWLYRKLGKDKLPVLNIYSVTELGSAVAAQLPGFSKVKKDSVGQPIPGVDLAIYDSITKTKIKYQNEKGLVSIEKPLMSMCTSLCHGEELFYKTFWKYFDEKYVFRVGDAGCFDEESHFYLSGRVDDIVHVAGKRINLQQIEETINKHKLIKESAIIILNDEKKGDSLIAFCVLKKNVDESNYSLIIDEINEVIIEELGEPVLPQYIKFVRVLPKGADGVVLRDLLKEIAMQM, encoded by the coding sequence ATGATTTATGAAAGCATAACTAAGGCAAACAAAAACTATAAAAGAGATTTCTTACAACCGGAAGAGATTCAAGAATTAATGGAAAAGCCTTACATGGAAGTCGCTGACTATGTTGGTAAGAATTTTTTAGAGTGGATAGAGCCTTATAGAGAGGTGTTTGAATATACTAAGGTTCCAAGATATCAGTTTTTTAAGGGTGGAAAGTTTAATCCTTTTTATAATGTTATTGAAAAACATTTAAATACTAAAAATAAAAATAAGGCAGCTATTATTTGGAGAGGGTCTGATTATACAGAGAAAATATATACATATCAATCTCTTTCATTTGAGGCATCTAAACTTGCATACGCATTTAAAAAACTTGGAGTAAAAAAAGGGGATAAAGTTTTAATATACATTCCGAATATTCCAGAGGCTATTATTGTTATGCTTGCTTGCGTGAGAATAGGTGCAATACACGCTTTTTTTCATTTCAGTTATTCAGCCGATGCACTTGCTGAAAGGATAGATGACTGCAGAGCGAGCCTAATAGTAACAGCTAATTATAGCCTAACAGGCAATGAACTCGATATTAAAACTAAGGTCGATGCGGCGTTGAAAAAGTCTGAGCATCAGCCAAAACATGTGGTGGTTGTAGAGCGAATTCCAAAAAAGGTTCATATGAAGCCGTTGAGGGATATTTGGTATCATGATTTATTGAGTGATACTGACTTTAAGGAAGCTGTCAACCTGGAATCGACTATTTTAAGTTTTGATGACCCATTATTTATTATGATTACTACCACTCATTTTCCTGAGCCAAAAGGATTAGTTTATAGTGCTGCAGGATTTTTAGGCTGGGCTCACTACACATTTAAATTAATATTTGATCCTAAAGATGGTGATACTATTTGGAATACTACTGATATTGCATGGATGAATAGCCACAATTATAAAATATACGGGCCATTAATGGCAGGTGCTACTTCAGTTATGTTTGAGGATTCGATTCAGATGCAAAATGCCAGACGTTTTTATGGTATTGTAGAAAGGTACAATATTAACAAGTGCTATATGTCTCCAAGAATTATTAAAGCACTCATGAATGCAGATATGAAAAAAAAGGTTTTTGAGCGTGTAGATAGTCTTGAGCTTTTTTTCCTCGGTGGCGAACCTATAGAAGAGGATGTGCTTTACTGGTTGTATAGAAAACTTGGTAAAGATAAGCTCCCGGTTTTGAATATTTATTCAGTGACAGAGCTTGGCTCAGCAGTTGCAGCCCAATTGCCGGGTTTTTCAAAAGTTAAAAAAGATTCTGTAGGGCAGCCAATCCCCGGAGTAGACCTTGCAATTTATGACAGTATTACTAAAACGAAAATTAAATACCAAAATGAGAAAGGTTTGGTGTCTATAGAAAAACCTTTAATGTCTATGTGTACAAGTTTATGCCATGGAGAAGAATTATTTTACAAGACATTTTGGAAATATTTTGATGAAAAATATGTCTTTAGGGTAGGGGATGCAGGATGTTTTGATGAAGAAAGTCATTTTTATCTGTCAGGAAGGGTTGATGATATTGTTCATGTTGCGGGGAAAAGAATAAACCTTCAGCAGATAGAAGAGACAATAAATAAGCATAAATTAATAAAAGAATCTGCAATAATAATATTAAACGATGAAAAGAAGGGTGACTCTTTGATAGCCTTTTGTGTTTTGAAAAAAAATGTTGATGAAAGTAACTATAGCCTGATTATTGATGAAATAAATGAAGTTATTATTGAGGAGTTGGGAGAGCCGGTTTTACCACAGTATATTAAATTTGTTAGAGTATTGCCTAAGGGTGCAGACGGTGTAGTTTTAAGGGATTTATTAAAAGAGATTGCCATGCAGATGTAA
- a CDS encoding TIGR02757 family protein, with protein MTKNNNLNLFFEKIYKKYSAESYLGTDPIIFPKTYKGNTEYIAFVSSLFAYGQVKLIQNFLRNYFDVYGTEVTANLPLKKNIYYRFQTENDIYLLVKFLNKIYKDYGSIEGCFYSLSNNVEESLSRFMLLAKSFGEENNAGTGYFFLFPTYGRSALKRMRMFLRWMVRDTDIDFGLWKKYNKSELLYPLDTHILKFSNKLQIISSEAGTHKNSLAITAFFKNIAPDDPLKFDFPITRLGIVNKCITSDSSKCINCEFANLCPFS; from the coding sequence TTGACAAAAAACAATAATCTAAACCTATTCTTTGAAAAAATTTATAAAAAATACAGTGCTGAGAGCTATCTCGGCACTGACCCAATAATATTTCCAAAAACATACAAAGGTAACACAGAATACATAGCCTTTGTTTCTTCACTGTTTGCTTACGGTCAGGTTAAACTTATTCAGAATTTTTTAAGAAATTACTTTGATGTTTATGGCACTGAAGTAACGGCTAACTTACCGCTCAAAAAAAATATCTATTACAGATTTCAAACTGAAAATGATATTTACCTATTAGTAAAATTTCTAAATAAAATATATAAAGATTACGGCAGCATTGAGGGCTGTTTTTACAGCCTATCTAATAATGTTGAAGAAAGCCTCAGTCGATTTATGTTATTGGCAAAAAGTTTTGGTGAAGAAAACAATGCCGGAACAGGATATTTTTTTCTATTTCCGACGTATGGAAGGTCAGCTTTAAAAAGGATGAGAATGTTTCTTAGATGGATGGTGAGGGACACAGATATAGATTTCGGTTTATGGAAAAAATATAACAAATCAGAATTATTATACCCACTTGATACACATATTCTAAAATTTTCAAATAAACTGCAAATAATTAGCTCTGAAGCGGGCACACATAAAAACAGTTTGGCAATAACTGCTTTTTTTAAAAATATTGCACCGGACGACCCTTTAAAGTTTGACTTCCCTATCACAAGATTGGGTATTGTCAATAAATGTATCACTTCAGACTCAAGTAAATGTATAAACTGCGAATTTGCTAATTTATGTCCATTTTCTTAA
- a CDS encoding RCKP-type rubredoxin-like domain-containing protein yields the protein MAVFVCSKCGYEKEGRCKPKKCPQCGETGTFDKKQ from the coding sequence ATGGCAGTATTTGTATGCTCAAAGTGTGGATATGAAAAAGAAGGTAGATGTAAGCCAAAAAAGTGTCCTCAGTGCGGAGAAACTGGTACATTTGACAAAAAACAATAA
- a CDS encoding Fur family transcriptional regulator has protein sequence MFTERAIEALKKEGFKITKPRQWIVEFLDNNTSHPSAVEIYEQLRSKDKSFSFATVYNTLDVLVKSGVVRQISTDPKCSRFDPDLSNHAHFYCKKCGSVHDIFDINIGFSGLNGEVEEYQLNLFGTCEKCKKGGN, from the coding sequence ATGTTTACAGAAAGAGCAATTGAGGCGCTTAAAAAAGAAGGTTTTAAAATTACGAAACCAAGACAGTGGATTGTTGAATTTCTTGACAATAATACTTCACACCCTTCAGCTGTTGAAATTTATGAACAACTTAGATCAAAAGATAAAAGTTTCTCATTTGCTACGGTATATAATACTCTTGATGTTTTGGTAAAGTCAGGGGTAGTAAGACAAATCTCTACTGACCCAAAATGCAGTAGATTTGACCCGGATTTGTCTAACCATGCACATTTTTACTGTAAAAAGTGTGGAAGTGTTCATGATATATTTGACATAAATATCGGTTTTTCCGGCTTAAACGGAGAGGTAGAAGAATATCAGTTAAATCTTTTTGGTACATGTGAAAAATGTAAAAAAGGAGGCAATTGA
- a CDS encoding TIGR03960 family B12-binding radical SAM protein, which yields MEFLKLLNVNKPLRYINNEFNSYHKNNEDALKFCLIFPDVYEVGMSHLGIKILYERLNQDKDIICERFFMPWVDALDEFGKELFVSLESQTPLSKFDIIGFSLQYELSYTNMLKIISESGIPLLSEDRVENSPIVIAGGPCVVNPAPIEDFIDVFFIGEMEEELIKVLNDINDKKLTRREKLEKINEYKFTYIPALQKNKIVRKNIYKNFHNDYTVTKPVVPLMPIVQDRVTIEISRGCTRGCRFCQAGMIYRPSRERNVSDIIENAIEQIKNTGYLEVSLLSLSAADYSCLEELLLKLSEALSDNKVSLSLPSIRADRVKDYIFQELKKVRKSGFTIAPEAGSQRMRNIINKNLTEEEIIDAVVCASNNGFNGAKLYFMIGLPFETDEDVLEIANLAVKIKRKVRKSFNITVSVSNFVPKPFTPFQWFPQNSIDEIKRKQTILSETLKSTKIRFKFHDPYQSILEGAISRGDRRMGKVLINALSMGNIYDGWSEHFIFDNWLKSFEKAGLTFEETAMKSFDKNDILPWDNIDTGVTKEFLWQEYEKSKSETTTDDCRETNCKGCGICDFKEIKNIDAIKSSFISKPNLTEEKVFEKIAFVFSKKNISSLFSAIDLNRVLSQSFNIAAIELDYSKGFNPQPKLSYLYPLPVGVEGENEILLTKIIPENLEEKLHKLNSILPKGLYFKTYYNADSINLCADFIAEYEFDNSSFDILKSHINLNQDFYQKKGKNGNIKEIKLKDYLIEIGKNYLKLRVSNLGTFNFVEFFKFLNYNISKIKIKRKSLTPFEGLL from the coding sequence ATGGAATTTTTAAAATTATTAAATGTTAATAAGCCGCTGAGATACATTAACAATGAGTTTAATTCATATCATAAAAATAACGAAGATGCACTTAAGTTTTGCCTTATCTTCCCCGATGTTTACGAAGTAGGTATGTCTCACTTAGGTATAAAAATACTATATGAACGCCTAAATCAGGACAAAGATATTATTTGCGAAAGATTCTTTATGCCATGGGTTGATGCTCTGGATGAATTTGGCAAAGAATTGTTTGTATCTCTTGAAAGCCAAACACCCTTATCAAAGTTTGACATTATTGGTTTTTCTTTACAGTACGAGCTTTCCTATACAAATATGCTTAAAATCATATCTGAAAGTGGTATACCACTTTTATCAGAAGATAGAGTTGAAAATTCCCCTATAGTTATCGCAGGCGGGCCTTGTGTGGTCAACCCTGCGCCTATTGAAGATTTTATAGATGTTTTTTTCATAGGTGAAATGGAAGAAGAGCTAATAAAAGTTTTAAATGATATTAATGATAAAAAACTTACAAGAAGAGAAAAACTTGAAAAGATTAATGAATATAAATTTACCTACATACCTGCTCTTCAAAAAAATAAAATTGTCCGAAAAAATATATATAAAAATTTTCATAATGATTACACTGTCACAAAACCTGTTGTCCCCCTCATGCCGATTGTTCAGGACAGAGTAACAATTGAAATTTCACGAGGTTGCACTAGAGGTTGCAGGTTTTGTCAGGCAGGAATGATTTACAGGCCTTCAAGGGAAAGAAACGTTTCGGATATTATTGAAAATGCAATTGAACAAATTAAAAATACAGGGTACTTGGAAGTATCCCTTTTATCACTTTCCGCAGCTGACTACTCATGCCTTGAAGAACTCCTACTAAAACTTTCAGAAGCGCTCTCAGATAACAAAGTATCTCTGAGCCTTCCATCCATAAGAGCAGACAGAGTAAAAGATTATATTTTTCAAGAGCTAAAAAAGGTACGTAAATCTGGATTTACAATTGCACCCGAAGCAGGAAGTCAAAGGATGCGAAATATCATAAATAAAAATTTGACAGAAGAAGAGATTATTGATGCCGTGGTTTGTGCCTCCAATAACGGTTTTAACGGGGCAAAGCTATACTTTATGATTGGTTTGCCATTTGAAACCGATGAAGATGTTTTGGAGATAGCAAACCTAGCCGTAAAAATAAAAAGAAAAGTTAGAAAAAGTTTTAACATTACCGTATCTGTATCCAATTTTGTTCCAAAACCTTTCACACCTTTTCAATGGTTTCCTCAAAACAGCATAGATGAAATTAAAAGAAAGCAAACCATTCTAAGTGAAACTTTAAAAAGTACAAAAATTAGATTTAAATTTCACGACCCTTATCAAAGTATCCTTGAAGGAGCAATATCCCGCGGTGACAGGAGGATGGGTAAGGTATTAATTAATGCTTTAAGTATGGGAAATATTTATGACGGTTGGTCAGAGCATTTTATTTTTGACAATTGGCTCAAAAGTTTTGAAAAAGCCGGTTTAACGTTTGAAGAGACTGCGATGAAATCCTTTGACAAAAATGATATTTTACCGTGGGATAATATTGATACAGGAGTTACGAAAGAATTTTTGTGGCAAGAATATGAAAAATCAAAATCTGAAACGACTACAGATGATTGCCGTGAAACAAACTGTAAAGGTTGCGGGATTTGTGATTTCAAAGAAATAAAAAATATAGATGCCATTAAGTCCTCTTTTATATCAAAACCTAACTTAACAGAAGAAAAAGTATTTGAGAAAATTGCTTTTGTATTCAGCAAGAAAAATATTAGCTCACTCTTTTCCGCAATAGACTTAAATAGAGTCCTATCTCAATCATTTAATATTGCAGCGATAGAGCTTGACTACTCAAAAGGTTTTAACCCACAACCAAAGCTCAGTTACCTTTATCCTCTACCGGTTGGAGTTGAAGGTGAAAATGAAATTTTACTTACTAAAATCATACCAGAAAATTTAGAAGAGAAGTTGCACAAATTAAACAGCATATTACCAAAGGGATTATATTTTAAAACCTATTATAATGCAGACTCCATCAATCTTTGTGCTGACTTTATCGCTGAATATGAATTTGACAATTCGTCATTTGATATACTAAAATCTCACATAAATTTAAACCAGGACTTTTATCAGAAAAAGGGTAAAAATGGAAATATAAAAGAGATTAAGTTAAAAGATTATCTTATTGAAATTGGCAAAAATTATTTAAAGTTGAGGGTTTCCAACCTCGGGACATTTAATTTTGTTGAATTTTTTAAGTTTTTAAACTATAATATTTCTAAAATTAAAATAAAGCGAAAAAGTTTAACACCTTTTGAAGGGCTACTTTAA
- the rodA gene encoding rod shape-determining protein RodA: MFQIDKRQLKNFDFILLLIIFLINICGILAIYSASYDMSDGTFDAYYKKQILWFGIGILAFLFFSAVSYKRWIEYAYILYVLGIILLILVLIIGHVGMGAQRWINIGGFRLQPSEIFKIIFVIILAYNFRDLSENNLTIIDIIKKSLILLPPFLLIFLQPDLGTAVIFLAVWGMVLLYRGVTKWTFIISLFTFILSMPFLWFNLKEYQKNRVLTFLNPERDPFGSGYHVIQSKVAIGSGGMFGKGFLQGTQTHLKFLPERHTDFIFSLINEEFGLIGGSIILLLFILLIYRIIQNAIETSEPTAKILCIAVASVTFFQVFVNSAMTVSLMPVVGIPMPFVSYGGSSMITFMAMMGLVNSAKMRKFNSPSEY; this comes from the coding sequence ATGTTTCAGATTGACAAAAGACAACTTAAAAACTTTGACTTTATACTCCTTTTAATAATCTTTTTAATTAACATATGTGGTATTTTGGCAATTTATAGTGCTTCTTATGACATGTCAGACGGGACATTTGACGCATATTACAAAAAACAGATATTGTGGTTTGGTATTGGAATATTAGCTTTTTTATTTTTTTCTGCAGTTAGCTATAAAAGATGGATAGAATACGCTTATATTTTATATGTGTTAGGCATCATTCTTCTGATTCTCGTTTTAATAATAGGACACGTAGGTATGGGTGCTCAAAGGTGGATAAATATAGGCGGTTTTAGACTACAGCCTTCAGAAATATTCAAAATAATATTTGTCATAATTTTAGCTTACAACTTTCGTGATTTGTCTGAAAATAATCTGACAATTATTGATATCATAAAAAAATCTTTAATTTTACTTCCCCCTTTTTTGCTTATTTTCTTACAGCCTGACCTTGGCACAGCAGTAATATTTTTAGCTGTATGGGGTATGGTTTTACTATACAGAGGGGTAACTAAATGGACGTTTATTATTAGTCTATTTACATTTATTTTAAGTATGCCATTCTTATGGTTTAACCTAAAAGAATACCAAAAAAACAGAGTACTCACCTTTTTAAATCCTGAAAGAGACCCTTTTGGAAGTGGCTACCATGTAATACAGTCTAAAGTCGCCATAGGCTCAGGAGGAATGTTTGGAAAAGGCTTTCTTCAAGGAACGCAAACTCACTTAAAATTTTTGCCGGAAAGACATACTGATTTTATCTTCTCACTTATTAATGAAGAGTTTGGCCTGATTGGTGGCAGTATTATACTATTACTGTTCATTCTATTAATATACAGAATTATTCAAAATGCCATTGAAACAAGTGAACCAACAGCAAAAATTCTTTGTATTGCTGTTGCCTCTGTTACATTTTTTCAAGTTTTTGTTAATTCTGCAATGACAGTATCATTAATGCCCGTAGTTGGGATACCTATGCCTTTTGTAAGCTATGGAGGTTCTTCAATGATAACTTTTATGGCAATGATGGGACTTGTAAATTCAGCAAAAATGAGAAAATTTAACTCCCCTTCGGAGTATTAA
- the mrdA gene encoding penicillin-binding protein 2, which translates to MLFRKLEDKINLIYNKKSVVFFAFLLAGFFIIFLRLLYLQIINYDKYKKIADNNRIRVVRVKADRGFIYDRNDNIIVKNKPSYNLYLVREDIEDKNNLLNLINQKIPIDKELIEKRLKKAYYYQEVLAYRGLTFEELSYFSENIEDLQGVNIKLDPVRDYLDSTSMSHIIGYLGETTEQDLKTKQNYFAGDLIGKTGVEYFYEDILRGKDGKKFVEVDSLGQTINTIEFQPPVNGKSLRLSVDYRLQKFAQKLFGNKRGSIVVEDIQTGELILLFSSPTYDLNEFIPYITEENWDKLIKDNKKPLLNRAIESHYPPGSIFKILMALIGLKEKAITPDSKFFCNGKLEFGNYEYKCWKTAGHGDVDLKKGISESCDVYFYNLGLQLGIDKISEYAKRFKLGEYTNVDIPNEKKGVFPNRDWKKNAFNQIWFPGETIIASIGQGYISVTPIQLVNMFAGIFNGGKILKPHIVKSIIDDNEEILTKTEVYDYITIPEKIKKSILDGMTEAVYGRHGTSYRARVESITVAGKTGTAQVVSLKKTEKYDDDKIPEKYRDHSWFAAVFPAEQPQYALIAMVEHGGSGSQSAAALAGAIINKMVDLKYVSD; encoded by the coding sequence TTGTTATTTCGAAAGCTTGAAGACAAGATTAACTTGATTTACAATAAAAAGTCAGTAGTGTTTTTTGCATTTTTACTTGCCGGCTTTTTCATTATATTTCTCAGACTGCTTTATCTGCAAATAATTAACTATGACAAATATAAAAAAATAGCAGATAACAACAGAATAAGAGTTGTAAGGGTAAAAGCTGATCGCGGATTTATTTATGACAGAAATGATAATATTATTGTAAAAAATAAACCAAGCTATAACCTTTATCTCGTAAGAGAAGATATTGAAGATAAAAATAATCTATTAAATTTAATAAACCAAAAAATTCCCATCGATAAAGAATTAATAGAAAAAAGATTAAAAAAGGCATACTACTACCAAGAAGTTCTTGCATACAGAGGATTAACTTTTGAAGAGTTGTCATATTTCAGTGAAAATATTGAAGATTTGCAGGGGGTAAATATAAAACTTGACCCGGTAAGAGACTATCTGGATAGCACCTCAATGAGCCATATAATTGGATATCTTGGAGAAACTACAGAGCAAGATTTAAAAACAAAACAAAATTACTTCGCCGGAGATTTAATAGGGAAAACAGGCGTTGAATATTTTTATGAAGATATATTAAGAGGTAAAGATGGCAAAAAATTTGTTGAAGTTGACAGCTTAGGTCAAACGATAAATACCATAGAGTTTCAGCCCCCTGTAAACGGAAAATCGCTCAGGCTTTCCGTGGACTACAGGCTTCAAAAATTTGCCCAAAAACTTTTTGGAAACAAACGCGGCTCTATTGTAGTTGAAGATATACAAACAGGAGAATTAATACTTTTATTTTCATCCCCTACATATGACCTTAATGAGTTTATTCCATATATCACTGAAGAAAACTGGGACAAGCTTATTAAAGATAATAAAAAACCTCTGCTGAACAGAGCTATTGAAAGCCATTATCCACCCGGCTCTATTTTTAAAATTCTTATGGCACTAATAGGGCTAAAGGAAAAAGCTATTACTCCGGATTCCAAGTTTTTTTGTAACGGTAAACTTGAGTTTGGAAATTATGAATACAAATGCTGGAAAACTGCAGGGCATGGAGATGTTGACTTAAAAAAGGGGATTTCAGAGTCATGCGACGTATACTTTTACAATTTAGGATTACAGTTAGGAATAGATAAAATTTCTGAATATGCTAAGAGATTTAAATTGGGAGAATACACTAACGTAGATATTCCCAATGAAAAAAAGGGGGTATTCCCAAATAGAGATTGGAAAAAAAATGCCTTTAACCAGATTTGGTTTCCGGGGGAAACAATTATTGCATCAATTGGACAAGGTTATATTAGTGTAACACCTATTCAATTGGTAAATATGTTTGCAGGAATTTTTAATGGAGGAAAAATACTAAAACCTCACATTGTAAAATCAATAATAGATGATAATGAAGAAATTTTAACTAAAACAGAAGTTTACGACTATATCACAATCCCGGAAAAGATAAAAAAATCTATTCTTGATGGGATGACAGAAGCGGTTTATGGTAGGCACGGTACATCTTATAGAGCAAGGGTGGAGTCAATTACCGTTGCAGGAAAAACGGGAACAGCACAAGTAGTCAGCCTTAAAAAAACTGAAAAATACGATGATGATAAAATTCCTGAAAAATATAGGGACCATTCTTGGTTTGCAGCAGTCTTCCCTGCTGAACAACCTCAATATGCCCTTATTGCAATGGTTGAGCACGGAGGTTCGGGCAGCCAGAGTGCAGCAGCTCTTGCCGGGGCAATAATAAATAAAATGGTGGATTTAAAATATGTTTCAGATTGA
- the mreC gene encoding rod shape-determining protein MreC, with translation MVKKRYLFLILAFVSALIVVQIKNPKITGPFRGILGNILNPIVYTYYITSNSIGNLVNNYIFLVNVKKENELLKKELDNYKFEISILKEKLTDYERLKQLLEFKDAYNFDTVACNIIGKNLTNSLSYFIIDKGMKDNIKVNDTIVGHTGLVGKVDDVYINSSLVKVILDITNNVSVMNFETRTTGILKGDGKGGIFVDYYDKLEPVEINDLFITTGLGGVYPKGIPVGTVVKIENSESNLFQKIILKPLINFNKIENALIIKNVKK, from the coding sequence ATGGTAAAAAAAAGATACCTTTTTCTGATATTAGCTTTCGTATCAGCCTTAATTGTTGTGCAAATTAAGAACCCAAAGATTACCGGACCATTCAGGGGAATTTTGGGAAATATATTAAATCCGATTGTCTATACTTATTATATTACCTCAAACTCAATAGGTAACTTAGTAAACAACTATATATTTCTCGTAAATGTAAAAAAAGAGAATGAACTTTTAAAAAAAGAGCTGGACAATTACAAGTTTGAAATAAGTATATTGAAAGAAAAGCTAACTGATTACGAAAGGCTTAAACAGCTTTTAGAGTTTAAAGATGCGTATAATTTTGATACAGTTGCCTGTAACATAATAGGAAAAAACCTAACCAATTCACTCAGTTATTTCATTATCGATAAAGGGATGAAAGATAATATCAAGGTAAATGATACGATTGTGGGGCACACAGGGCTTGTAGGCAAAGTAGACGATGTATATATTAATTCGTCTTTGGTCAAAGTCATACTTGACATAACAAATAATGTAAGTGTTATGAATTTTGAAACACGGACTACCGGTATACTTAAAGGGGATGGCAAAGGTGGTATTTTTGTAGACTACTATGATAAGTTAGAACCTGTTGAAATAAACGACCTTTTCATAACAACCGGGTTAGGTGGGGTTTACCCAAAAGGGATACCTGTTGGCACAGTAGTTAAGATAGAAAATTCAGAAAGTAATTTGTTTCAAAAAATTATACTAAAGCCACTCATAAACTTTAATAAAATAGAAAACGCTCTTATTATAAAAAATGTTAAAAAATAA
- a CDS encoding rod shape-determining protein, producing the protein MFGKILDIFSNDMAIDLGTANTLIYIKGKGIVCSEPSVVAINNDTKEVLAVGNEAKSMLGRTPANIVAIRPMKDGVIANFEITEKMIRYFIQKVNQRRSLVRPRIIICVPSGGTQVEKRAVKDSAIQAGAREVYLIEEPMAAAIGAGLPIEEPCGNMIVDIGGGTTEIAVISLSGIVYSNSVRVGGDEMDEAIINYIKRKYNLLIGTYTAEQIKIKIGSAFELEESLSIEIKGRDLVNGIPKTIEITDAEIREAIEYAVSKIIEAVKVALEKTPPELSADIVDRGIVLTGGGALLKGLDKRLSSETGLPIIIADDPLTAVALGSGKALDELKLLKKVCFY; encoded by the coding sequence TTTGGGGACTGCCAATACACTCATTTATATAAAGGGTAAAGGGATTGTCTGTAGCGAACCTTCCGTTGTGGCTATTAACAACGATACTAAGGAAGTGCTTGCAGTAGGAAATGAAGCTAAAAGCATGTTGGGAAGGACTCCTGCAAATATTGTTGCAATAAGACCTATGAAGGACGGTGTCATCGCCAATTTTGAAATAACTGAAAAGATGATTAGATATTTCATTCAAAAAGTTAATCAAAGAAGGTCTTTAGTTAGGCCGAGAATTATCATTTGCGTCCCCTCAGGTGGAACTCAAGTGGAAAAACGAGCTGTAAAAGACTCCGCAATACAAGCAGGTGCAAGGGAAGTTTACCTGATAGAAGAGCCTATGGCTGCAGCAATAGGTGCTGGCCTGCCAATTGAGGAGCCTTGCGGGAATATGATAGTAGATATTGGAGGCGGGACTACTGAAATTGCAGTAATATCATTGTCCGGTATAGTATACTCCAACTCTGTAAGGGTTGGTGGGGATGAAATGGATGAAGCAATTATCAACTATATTAAAAGAAAATACAACCTGCTCATCGGGACATATACAGCCGAACAAATAAAAATAAAAATTGGCTCTGCATTTGAGCTGGAAGAAAGTTTGAGTATTGAAATAAAAGGTAGGGATTTGGTAAACGGCATACCAAAAACTATTGAGATTACTGATGCTGAGATTAGAGAGGCTATCGAATATGCTGTTTCAAAAATTATTGAAGCTGTAAAAGTTGCTCTTGAAAAAACTCCGCCTGAATTATCAGCAGATATAGTTGATAGAGGAATAGTCTTAACAGGTGGTGGAGCTCTATTAAAAGGGCTTGATAAAAGGTTGTCAAGTGAAACCGGGCTACCAATAATTATTGCTGATGACCCTCTAACTGCTGTTGCACTTGGGTCAGGAAAGGCACTTGACGAATTAAAACTGCTAAAGAAAGTATGTTTTTACTAA